In the genome of Paenibacillus pabuli, one region contains:
- the pheA gene encoding prephenate dehydratase has translation MKRIAVLPEGSVSHEAVDFLFNGEPLELLHSKLISDVFRATDSGKSQYSVIPIENTIEGSVSLHMDWLVNEVDIPMQAEWVYPSIQNVIGHGSEFRTESGEYDFGKITKIMSHPVAIPQCQNFIRLHSPGADLEGVNSTAEAVEIVKKNPGKGWAAIGTRLAAQKHGLDIMAERVTDHDNNYTRFVLIGHEPVQIPREPDHVKTSLLVTLPEDAPGALHQVLSAFAWRKLNLTRLESRPTKKRLGSYYFYIDVEESADSVLLTAAMAEIEALNCQVRVLGSYPCYTYPSLKTT, from the coding sequence ATGAAACGAATTGCAGTATTACCTGAAGGTTCAGTTTCCCATGAAGCCGTAGATTTTCTGTTTAATGGGGAGCCTTTGGAATTGCTTCATTCCAAGCTGATTTCTGATGTTTTCCGGGCTACGGATAGTGGGAAGTCCCAATACAGTGTTATACCCATCGAGAATACGATTGAAGGCTCCGTTAGTTTGCATATGGACTGGCTGGTTAATGAAGTGGATATTCCGATGCAAGCAGAATGGGTTTATCCATCCATCCAGAATGTCATTGGGCATGGATCCGAATTCAGGACAGAGAGTGGTGAATATGATTTCGGTAAAATTACGAAGATCATGTCCCATCCCGTAGCGATTCCGCAGTGCCAGAATTTTATTCGCCTGCATTCACCTGGAGCAGACCTTGAGGGTGTAAACAGTACAGCGGAAGCTGTAGAAATTGTGAAAAAAAACCCTGGAAAAGGTTGGGCTGCGATTGGCACAAGGCTGGCTGCACAGAAGCATGGTTTGGATATTATGGCTGAACGGGTTACCGACCATGATAACAACTATACTCGTTTTGTGCTGATAGGCCATGAGCCTGTTCAGATTCCACGAGAGCCTGATCATGTGAAAACCAGTCTGCTGGTTACATTGCCTGAAGATGCACCGGGTGCATTGCATCAGGTACTGTCGGCTTTTGCCTGGCGGAAGCTGAATTTGACCCGACTGGAATCTCGTCCAACGAAAAAAAGGTTGGGGAGTTATTATTTTTACATTGATGTAGAGGAAAGTGCAGATTCGGTATTGCTTACCGCAGCGATGGCTGAGATTGAGGCATTGAATTGTCAGGTGCGCGTTCTTGGCAGCTATCCGTGTTATACATATCCTTCGCTTAAAACGACCTGA